From the genome of Psychroserpens ponticola, one region includes:
- a CDS encoding glycosyltransferase family 117 protein — MTHFNFKKWNTILGWFTFTIALITYALTIEPTVSFWDAGEYILTSSKLQVGHPPGAPLFQILGAFFSIFTFGNNELIGMMMNMMSGVASAFTILFMFWTISLLLKKLVSNEGEVTQNGSIAILGSAFVGSLAFTFTDSFWFNAVETEVYAMATLIMAILFYLGLRWEQDMNKPRGHKWLILIAFVIGLSFGVHFMGLLTIPALGLIYFFKNYKKVNPKNFIVANVVAVAILLFIFKLLLPNALKLFSVSEIFFVNTIGLPFNSGSIIAGLTLIAIFYFSLKKTKKKGLKYANTLILCLIFIFIGFSSWLMLPIRANANVIINENNPSSARELLAYYNLEQYPETHLFYGPLFTEQYTGLDENNPYIDDKPKYEKDYDKGEYVIVNEYKNSKQNYNSVQAAVLPRMWSTEHAENYMMFTNLLEFKIKPDLGITLYNDAIAQGYPNDEASQYSNLRVNSIKEQVNAFRKDVMEGQVDYEDYHMFLKQFGQQYLDIEKPSLLDNFHYMIDYQLGYMYWRYFMWNFTGRQDDIQGKYTDLHGNWISGIDFIDEIHLGMSQDNLPSDVENNKARNTYYFLPFLLGLIGFFYLMSKDPKRFWVMLVFFLFTGLAIQFYTNVRPFEPRERDYSVVGSFYVFAIWIGFGVYAIYDLLRTQVTSKFLAPTITIACLVLVPGILAANNWDDHDRSDKYTANAMARQYLESCAQNAILFTIGDNDSFPLWYLQEIEGVRTDVRVVNTSLFQTDWYIDQMKRKAYESDPIPSQLTHDQYKYGTRDYVMRREITDDTLMIKDFMNFIANDDPKYKLKYILQREGEDPSGYPSQLLNSNYFPTRYIRVPVDKQTVLDNGIVKHKDADKILPYLDVEIKSSALYKNRLLMLDIVANNDWKRPIYFTGGAFSDEDYIWMKDFLQLDGLCYKLVPIKTAIDRANPFDMGRIDSELMYEKVMSWGWGNSGSDAIYHDVETRKNGITYRGNLARLIEQLINEDQPDKAEKIADLAMEKMPVDKFGYYTLLEPYIGAYFEIEKTEKARKLYQDIAIKYQESLKYYSELSIENQTRYLDEIVSDIERYRGLVDLLVIYDDKELALKETEKFNNYLRLFRHFTDEDEPVDDDYLREDVDIAKDTIDSILKLDQ, encoded by the coding sequence ATGACACATTTCAACTTCAAGAAATGGAATACCATTTTAGGATGGTTTACGTTTACAATAGCATTGATTACATATGCATTAACCATTGAACCCACTGTAAGTTTCTGGGATGCTGGCGAATACATCTTAACTTCTTCAAAGTTACAAGTTGGGCATCCACCTGGAGCTCCTTTGTTTCAAATCTTAGGTGCTTTTTTCTCGATTTTTACTTTTGGGAATAATGAATTAATTGGTATGATGATGAACATGATGAGTGGCGTTGCTAGTGCTTTCACTATCCTTTTCATGTTTTGGACAATTAGTTTATTATTAAAAAAACTAGTATCTAATGAAGGTGAAGTCACTCAAAATGGATCAATTGCAATTCTAGGTAGTGCTTTTGTTGGCAGTTTAGCATTTACATTTACTGATTCGTTTTGGTTTAATGCTGTTGAAACTGAAGTGTATGCAATGGCTACACTAATTATGGCGATTTTGTTTTATTTAGGTTTACGCTGGGAACAAGACATGAACAAGCCTAGAGGTCATAAATGGTTAATCTTAATTGCATTTGTAATCGGACTTTCATTTGGCGTACACTTTATGGGACTTTTAACCATACCTGCTCTTGGCTTAATTTACTTTTTCAAGAATTATAAAAAGGTCAATCCTAAGAATTTTATAGTAGCAAATGTAGTTGCAGTTGCCATCTTATTATTCATATTTAAATTACTGCTTCCAAATGCCTTAAAATTATTTAGTGTATCAGAAATATTCTTCGTCAACACTATAGGCTTACCTTTTAATTCGGGGTCGATAATTGCTGGATTAACACTAATTGCAATATTTTATTTCAGTTTAAAAAAAACAAAGAAGAAAGGCTTAAAATATGCCAACACTCTTATTTTGTGTTTAATCTTCATTTTTATCGGATTTTCATCATGGCTAATGCTACCAATAAGAGCAAATGCAAATGTAATTATTAACGAAAATAACCCATCAAGTGCAAGAGAGCTTCTAGCATATTATAACTTAGAACAATATCCTGAAACACACTTGTTTTATGGTCCACTTTTTACAGAACAGTATACAGGTTTAGATGAAAACAACCCTTACATTGATGATAAACCTAAATATGAAAAAGACTATGATAAAGGCGAGTATGTCATTGTAAATGAATATAAAAATTCCAAGCAAAATTACAATTCTGTTCAAGCAGCAGTTTTGCCACGTATGTGGAGCACAGAACATGCTGAAAACTATATGATGTTTACCAATTTACTTGAGTTCAAAATCAAACCCGATTTAGGTATTACACTTTACAATGATGCCATTGCTCAAGGCTATCCAAATGACGAAGCAAGTCAGTATTCTAACTTAAGAGTGAATAGCATTAAAGAACAAGTAAATGCCTTCAGAAAGGATGTTATGGAAGGTCAAGTTGATTATGAAGATTATCATATGTTTCTGAAACAATTTGGGCAACAATATTTAGATATCGAAAAACCTTCTCTTTTAGATAATTTTCATTACATGATAGATTATCAATTAGGCTATATGTATTGGCGATATTTTATGTGGAATTTCACAGGACGTCAAGACGATATTCAAGGAAAATATACAGATTTACATGGTAATTGGATTAGCGGAATTGATTTTATAGATGAAATTCATCTAGGTATGTCTCAAGACAATTTGCCTAGTGATGTTGAAAACAACAAAGCTAGAAACACCTATTATTTCCTTCCATTTTTATTAGGACTTATTGGATTCTTTTATCTCATGTCTAAAGATCCTAAACGGTTTTGGGTGATGCTAGTATTCTTTTTGTTTACAGGATTGGCTATTCAATTTTATACCAATGTAAGACCATTTGAACCAAGGGAACGAGACTACTCTGTAGTAGGATCTTTTTATGTGTTTGCAATTTGGATTGGCTTTGGAGTTTATGCCATTTATGATCTTTTAAGAACTCAAGTGACCTCAAAGTTTTTAGCTCCAACGATCACTATCGCTTGTTTGGTTTTAGTTCCTGGTATTTTAGCAGCTAATAATTGGGACGACCACGATAGATCTGACAAGTATACTGCCAATGCCATGGCAAGACAATATTTAGAATCTTGTGCACAAAATGCAATACTTTTCACCATTGGTGACAACGACAGTTTCCCTCTTTGGTATTTGCAAGAAATTGAAGGTGTTCGAACTGATGTTAGAGTTGTTAATACAAGTCTGTTTCAAACCGATTGGTATATTGATCAAATGAAACGAAAAGCATACGAAAGTGACCCAATTCCTTCTCAATTGACTCATGATCAGTATAAATACGGAACTAGAGATTATGTAATGAGGCGAGAAATTACAGATGACACGTTAATGATAAAAGACTTCATGAATTTTATTGCTAATGATGACCCTAAATATAAACTGAAATACATTTTACAGCGTGAAGGTGAAGATCCTAGTGGTTATCCATCACAATTGCTGAATTCAAATTATTTCCCAACGAGATATATTAGAGTTCCTGTTGACAAACAAACTGTTTTAGACAATGGTATAGTTAAGCATAAAGATGCTGATAAAATACTACCTTATTTAGACGTTGAGATTAAAAGTAGTGCTTTATACAAAAACAGATTATTGATGTTAGATATCGTAGCAAATAACGATTGGAAACGTCCTATATATTTCACAGGAGGTGCTTTTAGTGATGAAGATTATATTTGGATGAAAGATTTCCTTCAATTAGATGGTTTGTGTTACAAATTAGTACCTATTAAAACAGCTATTGATAGAGCTAATCCATTTGATATGGGTCGAATTGATTCTGAATTGATGTACGAAAAAGTAATGTCTTGGGGCTGGGGAAATAGTGGTAGTGACGCTATTTACCATGATGTTGAAACTCGAAAAAACGGCATAACTTATAGAGGTAATCTTGCTCGTTTAATAGAACAACTTATTAATGAAGACCAACCAGATAAAGCAGAAAAAATAGCCGATTTAGCAATGGAAAAAATGCCTGTTGATAAATTTGGATATTACACTTTACTAGAGCCTTATATTGGTGCATATTTTGAAATTGAAAAGACCGAAAAAGCTAGAAAACTGTACCAAGATATTGCAATAAAATATCAAGAAAGTTTAAAGTATTACAGCGAACTATCAATTGAAAATCAAACACGATATCTCGACGAAATTGTTTCAGATATTGAGCGCTATAGAGGATTAGTTGATTTGCTGGTCATTTATGATGATAAGGAGTTAGCATTAAAAGAAACAGAGAAATTCAACAATTATCTTAGACTCTTTAGGCATTTTACTGATGAAGATGAGCCTGTTGATGATGATTACTTAAGAGAAGATGTTGATATTGCAAAAGATACTATAGATAGTATTCTAAAATTAGATCAATAG
- a CDS encoding universal stress protein gives MKKILVPTDFSQEAENALKVAAQIAKKHGSEIYLLHMLEIPMQEIDAVNSHVEVPEVMFFMKMAHKKFEEIMESDYLKDITVHEIVKPEASFNNVTDICHEQGAEIIIMGSHGASGFKEMFVGSNAEKVVRMSDIPVLVIKNEHEEFSIDDLVFASDFKNDSKETYRQASEFATAFGAKVHLLMVNTAGNFTTTKNAKERINTFIEDYSFKNYTINIYNDDSVEKGILNFSKDIDADLIGISTHGRQGIAHFFNGSISEDLVNHANRPVITFKI, from the coding sequence ATGAAAAAAATATTAGTTCCAACAGACTTTTCACAAGAAGCAGAAAACGCATTAAAAGTAGCTGCGCAGATTGCAAAGAAGCATGGTAGTGAAATTTATTTATTACACATGTTAGAAATTCCAATGCAAGAAATTGATGCTGTAAATTCGCATGTTGAAGTTCCAGAGGTAATGTTTTTTATGAAAATGGCTCATAAAAAGTTTGAAGAAATTATGGAAAGTGATTATTTAAAAGATATTACTGTTCATGAAATTGTTAAACCTGAAGCATCATTTAATAATGTTACAGATATATGTCATGAGCAAGGTGCAGAAATAATTATCATGGGTTCACATGGTGCTAGTGGTTTTAAAGAAATGTTTGTTGGCTCTAACGCTGAAAAGGTTGTTAGAATGTCTGACATACCTGTATTAGTTATAAAAAACGAGCATGAGGAATTTAGCATAGACGATTTGGTCTTTGCTTCAGATTTCAAAAATGACAGTAAAGAAACCTATCGTCAAGCATCTGAATTTGCTACAGCATTTGGAGCTAAGGTTCATTTGTTAATGGTAAATACTGCAGGTAATTTTACAACTACTAAAAATGCAAAAGAGCGTATTAATACTTTTATAGAAGATTATAGCTTTAAAAATTATACGATCAACATATATAATGATGATAGTGTTGAAAAAGGGATTTTAAACTTTTCAAAAGATATTGACGCAGATCTTATTGGGATTAGCACACATGGCAGGCAAGGTATTGCACATTTTTTTAATGGAAGTATTAGTGAGGATTTAGTAAATCATGCCAATAGACCAGTAATTACATTCAAAATATAA
- the rimP gene encoding ribosome assembly cofactor RimP, with product MFRDSVKKLLEEGLSEREDLFLVDFDMSGDNIIKVVIDGDNGVLVEDCMFISRAIEHNLDREEQDFSLEVLSAGATSPLINKRQYKKNIGRTLSVKTINDEAIEGKLTEVNDEKILLEWKTREPKPIGKGKVTVKKQAELSYDTISTAQVVIKF from the coding sequence ATGTTCAGAGATTCCGTAAAAAAATTATTAGAAGAAGGTCTAAGTGAAAGAGAAGACCTGTTTTTAGTCGATTTTGATATGTCAGGAGATAATATCATTAAGGTTGTAATAGATGGCGACAATGGAGTGCTTGTTGAAGATTGCATGTTTATTAGTAGAGCAATAGAGCATAATCTGGATAGAGAAGAACAAGATTTTTCTTTAGAAGTGTTGTCAGCAGGAGCAACGTCACCTTTAATCAATAAAAGACAATACAAAAAGAATATTGGCAGAACATTGAGTGTGAAAACAATAAATGATGAAGCTATTGAAGGTAAACTAACAGAAGTTAATGATGAAAAAATTCTTCTGGAGTGGAAAACAAGAGAGCCAAAACCAATTGGGAAAGGCAAAGTAACTGTAAAAAAGCAAGCTGAATTATCATACGATACGATAAGTACAGCTCAAGTTGTAATAAAATTTTAA
- the nusA gene encoding transcription termination factor NusA: MENIALIDSFSEFKDEKLIDRVTLMAILEDVLRNALKKKYGDDDNFDIIINPDKGDLEIWRNRIVVADDEVEEPNQEIALSEAQKIEPDFEVGEDVAEEVKLVDLGRRSILALRQNLISKIHEHDNTNIYKQFKDLEGEIYSAEVHHIRHRAIILLDDDGNEIILPKDKQIPSDFFRKGENVRGIIESVELKGNKPAIIMSRTAPVFLEKLFEQEIPEVFDGLITIKKVVRIPGEKAKVAVDSYDDRIDPVGACVGMKGSRIHGIVRELGNENIDVINFTNNLNLFITRALSPARVTSIKINEETKRAEVLLKPEEVSKAIGRGGHNIRLAGQLTGYEIDVFREGAEEDVELNEFTDEIEGWIIEEFSKAGLDTAKSILEQDVVDLVKRTDLEEETILDVIRILKEEFEE; the protein is encoded by the coding sequence ATGGAAAATATTGCGTTAATTGATTCTTTTTCAGAGTTTAAAGACGAAAAGTTAATCGATCGTGTAACGTTAATGGCGATTTTAGAAGATGTGTTGAGAAATGCCTTAAAGAAAAAGTATGGCGACGATGATAACTTTGATATTATTATCAATCCAGATAAAGGTGATTTAGAGATTTGGAGAAATAGAATCGTTGTTGCAGATGATGAAGTTGAAGAACCAAACCAAGAAATAGCATTATCTGAAGCACAAAAAATAGAACCTGATTTTGAAGTTGGTGAAGATGTCGCTGAAGAAGTTAAACTAGTTGATTTAGGTCGTCGTTCGATTTTAGCATTAAGACAAAACTTAATTTCTAAAATTCACGAACATGATAATACCAACATCTATAAGCAGTTTAAAGATTTAGAAGGGGAAATTTATTCTGCTGAAGTACATCACATTCGTCACAGAGCTATCATTTTATTAGATGATGATGGTAACGAAATTATTCTTCCAAAGGATAAGCAAATTCCTTCTGATTTCTTTAGAAAAGGAGAAAATGTGAGAGGCATTATTGAAAGTGTAGAGCTCAAAGGAAACAAGCCAGCAATTATTATGTCAAGAACGGCTCCTGTTTTCCTTGAAAAATTATTTGAACAAGAAATTCCTGAAGTATTTGATGGTTTAATTACGATTAAAAAAGTAGTACGTATTCCTGGTGAAAAAGCAAAAGTTGCTGTTGATTCTTATGATGATAGAATTGATCCTGTAGGTGCTTGTGTTGGTATGAAAGGTTCAAGAATTCATGGTATTGTACGTGAATTAGGAAATGAAAATATTGATGTTATCAATTTCACAAATAATCTTAATCTTTTTATCACAAGAGCATTAAGTCCTGCAAGAGTAACTTCAATTAAAATTAATGAAGAAACAAAACGTGCTGAAGTTTTATTAAAACCTGAAGAAGTTTCTAAAGCTATTGGTAGAGGTGGTCATAATATTAGACTAGCTGGTCAATTAACTGGTTATGAGATTGATGTGTTTAGAGAAGGTGCTGAGGAAGATGTCGAGTTAAATGAATTTACTGACGAAATTGAAGGCTGGATTATTGAAGAATTTAGTAAAGCAGGTTTAGATACTGCAAAAAGTATTTTAGAACAAGATGTAGTAGATCTTGTAAAGCGTACAGATTTAGAAGAAGAAACAATATTAGATGTTATTAGAATTCTTAAAGAAGAATTCGAAGAATAA
- the infB gene encoding translation initiation factor IF-2 translates to MAQTRLNKVLRELNISIDRAVDFLESKGVEIEKSPNTKISEDVYTILSNEFQTDANKKMASQEVSEAKLKEKEELREQRERELEEKAKEEERKSKEVVKAKAELSGPKQVGKIDLDKPKKVAEPKPEEPKEDKKPEVKKEEVKEDAPKTEASPKKEETPKKVEETPKKADHKVKEEPKKEVKDESPSEPVDETLKTQYKKLTGPKIAGEKIDLSKFNKPKKKKEEKKPADNKTGSGDANKKKRRRISKGPGSPGGNAGYGNRGGNQRGGYKGKGKRTTTVKEEPSAEEVQKQVRETLEKLQGKSSKGKGAKYRREKREQHREQTEIDQKIEDAESKILKVTEFVTANEVATMMNVSVTEIISACMSLGMMVTMNQRLDAETLSVVADEFGYNVDFITADIEESIEEIEDKPEDLVSRAPIITVMGHVDHGKTSLLDYIRKENVIAGESGGITQHIGAYGVQLENGQKIAFLDTPGHEAFTAMRARGAQVTDLAIIVVAADDSIMPQTKEAIAHAQAAEVPIVFAINKIDKEGANPEKVKEGLAQMNLLVEDWGGKIQSHDISAKNGTGVKELLEKVLLEAELLELKANPNKLANGTVVEAFLDKGRGYVSTILVQAGTLKVGDYVLAGKNSGKVKAMHDERGNEVKVAGPSTPVSILGLDGAPQAGDKFNVFEDEREAKQIAAKRTQLQREQSVRTQRHITLDEIGRRIALGDFQELNIILKGDVDGSVEALTDSFQKLSTEEIQVNIIHKGVGAITESDVLLATASDAIIIGFNVRPMGNARQIADNEEIDIRTYSIIYDAINDLKDAMEGMLSPELKEEITGTAEIRETFKISKIGTIAGCMVTNGKIYRSSGIRLIRDGVVIHTGELTSLKRFKDDAKEVAKGYDCGLQLKNYNDIQIDDVIEAFQEVEVKKKLK, encoded by the coding sequence ATGGCTCAAACAAGATTAAATAAAGTATTACGAGAACTCAATATTTCTATTGATCGTGCTGTTGATTTTTTAGAATCAAAAGGCGTCGAAATAGAGAAGAGTCCTAATACCAAAATATCAGAGGACGTTTACACAATTCTTTCCAATGAATTTCAAACGGATGCTAATAAAAAAATGGCGTCGCAGGAAGTTAGTGAAGCAAAACTAAAGGAAAAGGAAGAATTGCGCGAACAGAGAGAGCGTGAGTTAGAAGAAAAGGCTAAAGAAGAAGAGAGAAAGAGTAAAGAAGTTGTTAAAGCAAAAGCTGAACTTAGTGGTCCCAAACAAGTTGGTAAAATAGACTTAGACAAACCTAAAAAAGTAGCTGAACCAAAGCCTGAAGAACCTAAGGAAGATAAAAAACCTGAAGTTAAAAAGGAAGAAGTTAAAGAAGATGCTCCAAAAACTGAAGCATCACCTAAAAAAGAGGAAACTCCTAAGAAGGTAGAAGAAACGCCTAAGAAGGCGGATCATAAAGTTAAAGAAGAACCTAAGAAAGAAGTTAAAGACGAGTCTCCGAGTGAGCCTGTAGATGAAACCTTAAAAACGCAATACAAAAAGCTAACAGGCCCTAAAATTGCTGGAGAAAAAATTGACCTTTCTAAGTTTAATAAGCCTAAAAAGAAAAAAGAAGAAAAGAAACCAGCTGATAATAAAACGGGTTCTGGTGACGCAAATAAAAAGAAAAGAAGACGTATTAGTAAAGGGCCAGGATCTCCTGGAGGAAATGCTGGTTATGGAAACAGAGGCGGAAACCAAAGAGGTGGTTATAAAGGAAAAGGAAAACGTACAACAACAGTTAAAGAAGAGCCAAGTGCAGAAGAAGTTCAAAAGCAAGTACGAGAAACGCTAGAAAAACTTCAAGGTAAATCGAGCAAAGGAAAAGGCGCAAAATATAGAAGAGAAAAAAGAGAACAACATAGAGAACAAACAGAAATTGATCAGAAAATTGAAGATGCGGAAAGCAAAATTCTTAAAGTAACAGAGTTTGTTACTGCTAATGAAGTTGCTACCATGATGAATGTTTCTGTGACTGAAATTATTTCGGCATGTATGTCACTCGGTATGATGGTGACCATGAACCAACGTTTAGATGCTGAAACTTTATCGGTTGTGGCTGATGAATTTGGTTATAATGTTGATTTTATTACTGCTGATATTGAAGAATCTATTGAAGAGATCGAAGATAAACCAGAAGATTTAGTATCACGTGCTCCTATTATTACAGTTATGGGTCATGTAGATCATGGTAAAACATCGCTTCTAGATTATATTCGTAAAGAAAATGTAATCGCTGGAGAATCTGGTGGAATTACACAGCATATAGGTGCTTATGGTGTTCAATTAGAAAATGGACAAAAAATAGCATTCCTAGATACACCAGGTCACGAAGCCTTTACAGCCATGCGTGCTCGTGGTGCTCAAGTAACCGATTTAGCAATTATTGTTGTTGCAGCAGATGATTCAATCATGCCGCAAACTAAAGAAGCTATTGCTCATGCTCAAGCAGCAGAAGTGCCAATAGTTTTTGCAATTAATAAAATTGATAAAGAAGGTGCAAATCCTGAAAAAGTAAAAGAAGGCTTGGCACAAATGAATTTATTAGTTGAAGATTGGGGAGGGAAAATCCAATCCCATGATATTTCAGCTAAAAATGGAACTGGTGTTAAAGAATTATTAGAAAAAGTATTGCTTGAAGCTGAATTATTAGAGTTAAAAGCAAATCCAAATAAATTAGCAAACGGAACTGTTGTTGAAGCCTTTTTAGATAAAGGTCGTGGATACGTATCAACAATTTTAGTTCAAGCTGGAACATTAAAAGTTGGTGATTACGTACTTGCTGGTAAAAACAGTGGTAAAGTAAAAGCAATGCATGATGAACGTGGCAATGAAGTTAAAGTTGCTGGACCATCAACTCCTGTATCAATATTAGGATTAGATGGAGCGCCTCAAGCGGGTGATAAGTTTAATGTGTTTGAAGATGAAAGAGAAGCTAAGCAAATTGCAGCAAAACGTACACAGTTACAACGTGAACAATCTGTTAGAACGCAACGTCATATTACTCTTGATGAAATCGGACGTCGAATTGCACTTGGTGATTTCCAAGAATTAAATATCATTCTTAAAGGTGATGTAGATGGTTCTGTTGAAGCATTAACAGATTCATTCCAAAAATTATCTACTGAAGAAATTCAAGTTAATATCATACATAAAGGTGTTGGAGCCATTACCGAAAGTGATGTCTTATTAGCAACAGCTTCTGATGCAATTATTATCGGATTTAATGTGAGACCAATGGGTAATGCACGTCAAATTGCAGATAACGAAGAAATTGATATCAGAACATACTCTATTATCTATGACGCCATCAATGATTTGAAAGATGCGATGGAAGGTATGTTGTCTCCAGAGCTTAAAGAAGAAATTACTGGTACAGCAGAAATTAGAGAAACCTTTAAGATTTCTAAAATTGGAACTATTGCTGGTTGTATGGTAACTAATGGTAAGATCTATAGAAGTTCAGGAATTCGTTTAATTCGTGATGGTGTTGTAATTCACACTGGCGAATTAACATCATTAAAACGTTTTAAAGATGATGCCAAAGAAGTTGCAAAAGGTTACGATTGTGGTTTGCAATTAAAAAATTACAATGATATTCAAATTGATGATGTTATCGAAGCTTTCCAAGAAGTAGAAGTTAAAAAGAAATTGAAATAA
- a CDS encoding SPOR domain-containing protein has translation MSFAQSGTVSIDQDSDIDKLLEFKKDVKTVNLYKIQVYSGTRSGAESSKQNFLNAFNEWPVSMEFDSPNTKIWVGNFRSRLEADKALLKIKRKYNNAFIFEPKKDKK, from the coding sequence GTGAGTTTTGCACAAAGTGGAACTGTTTCTATAGATCAGGATAGTGATATAGATAAATTATTAGAATTCAAGAAAGACGTTAAAACGGTAAATCTATATAAGATTCAAGTATATTCTGGAACTCGTTCGGGTGCTGAATCCTCTAAGCAGAATTTTTTAAACGCATTCAATGAATGGCCTGTAAGTATGGAATTTGATTCGCCAAACACAAAAATATGGGTCGGAAATTTTAGAAGCCGATTAGAAGCTGACAAAGCGCTTTTAAAAATAAAAAGAAAATATAATAATGCTTTTATTTTTGAACCTAAGAAAGATAAAAAATAA
- a CDS encoding c-type cytochrome, protein MIQVIYRKLTANFLNLGLVFLLTISTSLTAQEGDPAKGKTLFNTNCASCHQLDKKMTGPALRNVEARLNDEQGLEREWLDKWIRNSAGLVKTGDAYANQIFNEYNGTAMTAFPQLSDQDISDVLAYTAEPKKEPVITPGTETGGGTNADSDGVSNKLILGALAILFVLLAMALILVRKTLNRFAEAKGVDIAKEDKSLPLWKAFVQNQFLVLVFSIFLLLSSAYFVFGYLMQVGVDQGYEPVQPIHYSHRIHAGDNGIDCKYCHSSARVSKTSGIPSLNVCMNCHKSIYEVAAETQAEGQNEYGVDYNAEIKKLYDAVGWDDAEQKYTGETKPVKWVRIHNLPDFAYFNHSQHVTVAGVECQTCHGPVEEMEVMYQYAPLTMGWCIDCHRKTEVNVKDNAYYTKIHEQLSKKYGVDKLTAAQMGGLECGKCHY, encoded by the coding sequence ATGATACAAGTGATTTACCGTAAACTAACAGCAAATTTTCTCAATTTAGGGTTAGTTTTTTTACTCACGATTTCTACTTCACTTACTGCTCAAGAAGGTGATCCCGCAAAAGGAAAAACTTTATTTAATACTAACTGTGCATCTTGTCATCAATTAGATAAGAAAATGACTGGACCTGCTTTACGTAATGTGGAAGCGCGTCTAAATGATGAGCAAGGTTTAGAAAGAGAGTGGTTAGACAAATGGATTAGAAATAGTGCTGGTTTAGTTAAAACTGGTGATGCGTATGCTAACCAAATTTTTAATGAGTATAATGGAACAGCTATGACTGCTTTTCCTCAATTATCAGATCAAGATATTTCTGATGTATTAGCATATACAGCTGAACCTAAAAAGGAACCAGTAATAACTCCAGGTACTGAAACAGGAGGTGGAACAAATGCTGATTCTGATGGTGTTTCTAATAAATTAATCTTAGGCGCATTAGCAATCTTATTTGTGTTATTAGCAATGGCTTTGATTTTAGTTCGTAAAACATTAAATCGTTTTGCTGAAGCTAAAGGTGTAGATATTGCAAAAGAAGACAAGAGTCTACCTTTATGGAAAGCCTTTGTGCAAAATCAATTCCTAGTTTTGGTTTTTTCAATATTTCTATTATTATCAAGTGCTTATTTTGTATTTGGTTATTTGATGCAAGTAGGTGTTGATCAAGGTTACGAACCTGTTCAGCCAATTCACTATTCACATAGAATACATGCTGGAGATAATGGTATTGATTGTAAATACTGTCACTCGTCGGCTAGAGTAAGTAAAACGTCAGGTATTCCTTCGTTAAATGTTTGTATGAACTGTCATAAATCTATTTATGAAGTTGCAGCAGAGACACAAGCTGAAGGTCAAAATGAATATGGTGTTGATTACAATGCTGAAATTAAAAAACTTTATGATGCTGTTGGTTGGGATGATGCTGAGCAAAAGTATACTGGTGAAACAAAACCTGTAAAATGGGTAAGAATTCATAATCTGCCTGATTTTGCGTATTTCAACCATTCACAACACGTTACTGTTGCAGGTGTAGAATGTCAAACATGTCATGGACCCGTTGAAGAAATGGAAGTGATGTATCAATATGCACCTTTAACAATGGGTTGGTGTATCGATTGTCATAGAAAAACGGAAGTCAATGTAAAAGATAATGCGTATTACACAAAAATACATGAGCAATTGTCTAAGAAATATGGTGTAGATAAATTAACAGCTGCTCAAATGGGTGGACTGGAATGTGGAAAATGCCATTACTAA